In Deltaproteobacteria bacterium, the genomic window GCTCGGCCAACGCCTGTCCCAACACGATCGGGAGGTCTTCTGCATCCCGCGGCGTCAGCGCAGCGCGCAGACTCGTCACACTCGCATCCAGCGACAATTCCACCCGCATCACTTGCATCGCGGCCTCGGCCTGCACGCCACGCAGCGCGACGCCGCGAATCGTGCCGCCGCCGACCAACAGTCCTTCGCGATACAGAAACGGACTCGCCGCGATGACGCCGTGTCGCGCCTCGACCTCGACCGACCCGAACCAAAAGTGTTTGCAGCGTTCCAGCCAGACCGGCGGCTGCCGTTCCCGCACATAGTGAAACGGCGACGCGGCCACAAATCCCGCATGAAGCCGCGGCCACGGCTCCACGGCCATCAGCAGCCGATCGTATTGCCACTCGAGATAGTCCCACCACTCCAACACGCGCGTCGCCGACCGGATCGCCGTGCCGACGCCCCGCTCGCCCGCTTGCGGCAGCGCTTGCACCGCGCGCACAGCCTCCGTCACCGCCGCCTTATCGAGCTGTTCATCCTCACGCAAAATCATGACCGGCGCATTGAAGTTGATCAGTCCGTCACGATACGCGGTCCCGAAGCCATCGAGGATGGCGAACGTAATGATCAACGACGCAACGCCGACCACAATCCCGCCCATCGCCAAGCGGCGCAGCAGCGGAAATCGTCCACGCGCGCGCAGTAATCGAAACACCAACCAGTTCATGCCGGCTTACTCCCCTCGCAATCCTGCCGCCGGATCCAAGCGTGCGGCAACGCACGCCGGATACCACGCCGAGCCCATCGTAATCGCGATCGCCGCGACCGCGACGGCCAACAACGTCGCCGGACGCACTTCGATCGGCAGCGTCTCCAAATAAAACGTCTCCGGTAGATAGATCGGATGCCGCGCGCACCACGCCGCCAACGCCAGCGCTGCCGTGCCACCCAGCACACTGCCGACGCCGCCGATCAGTCCGCCCAACGCCAACACCACACGGCTGAGCAGCCGCCGCGACGCGCCCATCGCCGTCAAGATCGCCAAGTCGCGCTGCCGCGATTGCACTTGCATCAAGACCACGCCGAGCACGCTCACACTCGCGATCCCGATCGTCAGGCCAAGCAACAGCGTCACGACGACGCGTTCCAACGCCAACGCCGCAAACAATTTCTTATTCTGCTCCTCCCACGTCTCCACTCGCGCGGTCAGCCCGAGCAGCGGACGCAGCGACGCCGCCATCGCCGGCGCGGCCGAGGCGTCCGTGAGATGGACAAACCAGACCGCGTTCGCTTGCGGTCCCAACAGCCGCTCCGCTTCGGCATTCGCGATGAACACGAGTTTATTGTCTTGTTGATACAGCCCGGTCCGAAAAAATCCGCTCACGTGATAGACGCGCACCGAGGGTTGCAGATTCCCCGCCGGATCGATGAGCCCCAACGGCGCGACCAGCCGCACGCTCTCGTGTTCATCCGGCACCACGCCGAGCGTGGCCAAGATCTCGCTCCCAACCACCAGTCCGCCCGTGCCGGTCGCTTTATCGAATGACAGTGCCTCGGACGCCGCGCTGCGCCCGCCATTACCGACCCAGCGCGGCGAGAAAAACCATTCCGCGCCGGCCAATGCCATCAGCGCCTCCGGAGACACGCCCCGCACCCGTACGCCGACATCCGCAAAGCCCTCCTTGCCCACCAATTGCGCGACTGCTTCTCCTTCGACCACCGGGACCACGCGGACCTCCGGATGGCGCGCCGCCCACGTCGCCATCGCGTCGGCGAGTGCCGCCGTTTCCGCGCCGTCCCGCGCCCGCACCATCAGATGCGGCTGGAACCCGAGCAGCTTTTCCTCCAAGTGATGTTCAAATCCGAGAAAGACGCCGGACACCGTGGTCAACGCGAACACGGCGAGCGCCACGCTGCCGATCGCCAAGCCGGTCAGCGCGCGCGCAAACAGCCGTCCGCCGGGGGACCAGAGATAGCGCCGCGCCAACCAGAACGGAATCATGCGGGTTCTTCCGGACGCAGCAGCGGAAAGAGGATCACGTCGCGGATCGACGCCGCGTCGGTCAGGAACATCACGAGGCGATCGACGCCGAGTCCCGCCCCCGCCGTGGGCGGCATCCCGACTTCGAGCGCGCGCACAAAATCGGCGTCGTAGTACATCGCGTCGTCCAGGCCGCGTGCCTTGGCCTCCGCTTGGGCACGAAACCGATCCGCTTGATCGAGCGGATCGGTCAATTCCGAAAAGCCGTTCGCGATCTCGCGCCCGAAGACGAATAATTCGAAGCGATCCGTGAGCGTCGGCTCGTCCGCCGCGCGGCGCGCTAACGGCGACACTTCGACCGGATAGTGCGTGATAAACGTCGGCTGGATCAGTTGCGGCTGCACCAACGTGTCGAACAGTTCCGTCAGGATCGCGCCGACGCCTTCGTGCGCCACGTTACATTTCACGCCCCGCGTCTCCGCGAACTGCAACGCCGCCGTCCGATCCACACACACCGCGGCCGGCACGCCGCCGATCGCCACTAAGGCCTCCGTCATCCGCAACCGCCGATACGGTCCCGCGAAATGCAGCGTCGTCCCTTGATACGCCACGTCCGTGGCGCCCGTGGTGCGCTGCGCGACTTCGGTCAGCGCCGCTTCAATGAATCGCATCTGGTCTTCATATGTGGCGTACGCCTGATACCACTCCATCATGGTAAATTCCGGATTATGTTGCGTCGAGACGCCTTCATTCCGAAAATTGCGATTGATCTCGAAGACCCGCTCGAAGCCGCCCACGACCAGGCGTTTCAAATACAACTCCGGCGCCACGCGCAGAAACAGGTCCACGTCCAGCGCGTTGTGATGGGTCGCAAACGGACGCGCCGCCGCGCCGCCCGGGATCGGATGCATCATCGGCGTTTCCACTTCGAGAAATCCGCGCGCCGTCGCAAATTCCCGCAACGCCGCAATCGCCGCACTCCGCCGGCGAAAGACCTCCCGCACTGCCGGATTGGCGATCAGGTCCACATAGCGTTGCCGATAGCGCGTTTCGACATCGGCGAGGCCGTGCCACTTTTCCGGTAACGGTCGCAGCGACTTGGTCGCGATCATGAGGCGTTCGGCATGCACCGACAACTCGCCCGTTTTGGTGCGGAATAAATAGCCTTCGACATACAGCAGATCGCCGACATCGACTAATTGGTAGACGGCGAAATCGTCGGCGGAGAGTTGCTGTTGTTGGCAATAGACTTGAATTTGGCCGCTGACATCGAGCAGCTTGAGAAATCCCGCCTTCCCGAACGCGCGGCTAAAGACCACGCGCCCCGCCACCGCGACCGCAACACGTTGCGCGTCCAGCCCCGGCCCAGCAACGCCGCCCCACTGCGCGTGGATCGCGCCCGCTTGGTGCGTGGGCCGATACTGGTTCCCGTACGGATCGCACCCCAACGCCCGCAACTGCGCCAGCTTCTCCAGCCGCCGCGCCCGCAATTCATCAATCGGATCAGTCATCTCGCGGAGCGTTAAGCGGTCGCAGGCGAAAAGTCAATGTGAGGAGCGAAGCGAATACGCGATATTATGTAGATCCCAACGACCGCGCATAGGCCCGCAGCGCCGCTTGTTGCCCAGCATCGAACGGCTGCGCCAGCAACGTCGCGACTCGTGCCGTCAACACGTCACGATGCGGTCGCAACGCACGCTGCTCGCCGATGAGCTGATCAATCACAACTCCATAGAACCGCTCTTTACGCGCGCGGACCGTTGCATTCACGACCTGCTCGCTGGCCGTGCACAGCAACGCGGCCGTCAGTCTTGATTGCGCGCGCAATGCCGCCGCCAGTTCTCCGACGATCGCCATCAACAGACTGCGTCGCACTCGCACCGTCTGCGTTGGGAATTGCGTCTCCAGATATTCGGCAATGCCTTGCAGCAAACCGACATCCTGCTCCAACTCCTCCGACACCGTGTCCGCCGCTAAAAAGGCCTCGAATGCCCGCCCATCGATTCCGTACAATGCCGGATACAATGCCTCCCAGCCGAAGAGATCGAACGCCAAATACCGTGCGCCGCTCGCCGCCGTCAGTGCGACGTCGGTCTCCGTCGTCAACGTGCGCCACACCGCAAAGGCCGGCTGGAGGATTTGGGTCAAGAACGTGCGAGACACCGAACCGCCTGATGCTGTAGCCGACTGTCCTTTGGCCTGCGCCCGATGTGCCCCGGCGAGGCGCAACAGGAATGGCTCAAGATCAATCACCGCCTCACTCGCACTCGGTCCGACGACTGCAATCGCCGGCAACGATGGATCGTCGACGTCTTCCATCGTGACCAAGCGCCCATCGCGCGCCGTTTGGCAATATTGAAACAGCGTCCAACTCATTCCCAACAGCGAGTCGGCAGCGAGTCCGTCCGGCAGTGTCACACGCACCGGCACCGGTCGCGGGATGGCCACTGGCTCAGGCTCCACCGCCCGAGGCACAGGCAGATCCATCGACGCCAACGCACGACTCGCGACGCCGATCCCAGTTCCAAACAACCCGACCGCCGACCGTTGCGCACCACCGCCGAAACTCGGAGCCCCATCACGCCCCCCAACCGCAACCGCGCCCAACGTGCGCGGGACGGCGACTGATTCCTGATGCGCCGATCCACGCGACACCGCTCCAGCCCCGCCCGGCGTCGTGCCACCCGCCCGACGCGCCCATTGCGACGCATAGCCACTACCGACTGTTCGACCCCGCATCATATGCATGACTCCCGTATTACTTTTTCCGTAAATGTAAGAACCGCGACAACGCAAAAAACAGAAACACCACAATTTCCCGCGCCCGGGCACGCAATCCGATTTGCAACCTCGGCAGTCGCTGCACCACCGGCACACTCGACAGCCGCCGCGACCCGCTCTCCATGCGCAGCACTTCGAGCGGCGTCGCGAAGCGAAACGCCTGCCGCCATCCGAGCTGTGGCGGCCGCGGCCCGCGTGACCACGTAGCCGATGGCAACATCCGCCACCCTTCCCCACGCCCCCGCACCCGCAACGCCCGCATCAATGCACTCGATCGCATTCCCGCTTCACTCCGCGGCGGCACCCGCCCGACTCCTGCCATATCTGCACCCCTTCTCCGAGATCCCTCTGCGCTCTTTATATATCGCCTCCTCGCCACAGAAGTTGCTAACAATCTGCCTTCATTGATGAGAAAGTGTTGGAAAAAATGGCGCAGGTCAGCGTCGCAGTTGATGGCACCCAAGGCGCGGGGCCCTCATCACTGCGGCCCTGAGTGCGGATGGGCAATTCGTGCCCTTTCGTTCTATGGTCAGGAACCTGACGACATGAGATACGAACGGAGTTGCCGACGCCTTGCTGAGTCGCAATCCGCTGTGGTCGGCCCTAACGCCCTAAACCGGGATGGATTCCACCACTACAACTTCGCCTTAATCTTCTTCCAGCCGGCGATCCAGCCTTCCCAGGCTTTACACTCAACGTCAGTGAAGCAGGTGCAGGGGTCAAACGCCCAACCGCCGCCGCCGGGACCACAGGGGGTTTCGTCGCAATTATCGCCGGCCCCGTCGCCGTCGGAGTCCTTTTGGTTGTTGTTAATGAACGGACAATTGTCGCAGGCATCGCCAAACGCAT contains:
- the lysS gene encoding lysine--tRNA ligase, giving the protein MTDPIDELRARRLEKLAQLRALGCDPYGNQYRPTHQAGAIHAQWGGVAGPGLDAQRVAVAVAGRVVFSRAFGKAGFLKLLDVSGQIQVYCQQQQLSADDFAVYQLVDVGDLLYVEGYLFRTKTGELSVHAERLMIATKSLRPLPEKWHGLADVETRYRQRYVDLIANPAVREVFRRRSAAIAALREFATARGFLEVETPMMHPIPGGAAARPFATHHNALDVDLFLRVAPELYLKRLVVGGFERVFEINRNFRNEGVSTQHNPEFTMMEWYQAYATYEDQMRFIEAALTEVAQRTTGATDVAYQGTTLHFAGPYRRLRMTEALVAIGGVPAAVCVDRTAALQFAETRGVKCNVAHEGVGAILTELFDTLVQPQLIQPTFITHYPVEVSPLARRAADEPTLTDRFELFVFGREIANGFSELTDPLDQADRFRAQAEAKARGLDDAMYYDADFVRALEVGMPPTAGAGLGVDRLVMFLTDAASIRDVILFPLLRPEEPA
- a CDS encoding ABC transporter permease, whose product is MIPFWLARRYLWSPGGRLFARALTGLAIGSVALAVFALTTVSGVFLGFEHHLEEKLLGFQPHLMVRARDGAETAALADAMATWAARHPEVRVVPVVEGEAVAQLVGKEGFADVGVRVRGVSPEALMALAGAEWFFSPRWVGNGGRSAASEALSFDKATGTGGLVVGSEILATLGVVPDEHESVRLVAPLGLIDPAGNLQPSVRVYHVSGFFRTGLYQQDNKLVFIANAEAERLLGPQANAVWFVHLTDASAAPAMAASLRPLLGLTARVETWEEQNKKLFAALALERVVVTLLLGLTIGIASVSVLGVVLMQVQSRQRDLAILTAMGASRRLLSRVVLALGGLIGGVGSVLGGTAALALAAWCARHPIYLPETFYLETLPIEVRPATLLAVAVAAIAITMGSAWYPACVAARLDPAAGLRGE